One stretch of Pedobacter riviphilus DNA includes these proteins:
- a CDS encoding bifunctional 5,10-methylenetetrahydrofolate dehydrogenase/5,10-methenyltetrahydrofolate cyclohydrolase, which produces MKLLDGKYVSEKVKIQIAEEAAEFLNKTGRKPHLVAILVGNDGGSETYVASKMKNCEKVGFKSSLYRYDNSVTEAELLAKIEEINQDGDVDGLIVQLPLPKHIDPEKVTEKIDYRKDVDGFHPVNLGRMMRNLPCFIPATPYGILLMLQEYGIDTTGMHCVVVGRSNIVGSPMSILMARNANPGNCTVTLTHSRTKDLKEQVLQADIVIAAIGKKNFVTTDMVKPGAIIIDVGINRETSAETKSGFKLYGDVDFENVAPKASYITPVPGGVGLMTIVGLLKNTLASARKEIYS; this is translated from the coding sequence ATGAAATTATTAGACGGTAAATACGTATCCGAAAAAGTTAAAATTCAGATTGCAGAAGAAGCTGCCGAATTTTTGAATAAAACAGGTCGCAAGCCACACCTAGTAGCCATTTTAGTTGGTAACGATGGCGGAAGCGAAACCTATGTGGCCAGTAAAATGAAAAACTGCGAAAAAGTTGGTTTTAAATCATCGCTATATAGATATGACAACTCTGTAACTGAAGCTGAGTTATTGGCAAAAATTGAAGAAATTAATCAGGATGGTGATGTGGATGGATTAATTGTTCAATTACCCCTGCCTAAACACATTGATCCGGAGAAAGTAACCGAAAAAATCGATTATCGTAAAGATGTAGATGGTTTCCACCCGGTAAATTTAGGCAGGATGATGCGTAACCTACCTTGTTTTATCCCTGCAACACCCTATGGTATTTTATTAATGTTACAGGAGTACGGCATAGACACTACAGGAATGCACTGTGTTGTTGTTGGTCGTAGTAACATCGTGGGCAGCCCAATGAGTATTTTAATGGCCCGTAATGCAAATCCGGGTAATTGTACCGTTACACTCACCCATTCGCGTACCAAAGATTTAAAAGAACAGGTTCTCCAAGCTGATATTGTGATTGCAGCCATTGGTAAAAAGAATTTTGTTACGACTGACATGGTAAAACCTGGGGCCATTATTATTGATGTAGGTATTAACCGCGAAACTTCTGCTGAAACCAAATCGGGCTTTAAGCTATATGGTGATGTAGATTTCGAAAACGTAGCACCTAAGGCTTCTTACATTACGCCTGTTCCTGGTGGAGTAGGTTTAATGACTATTGTAGGTTTATTGAAAAATACATTGGCATCGGCTAGGAAAGAGATATATTCTTAA
- a CDS encoding Rieske (2Fe-2S) protein, translating into MKWFKALNNNQIPRPDTIKTIEVAGKQLCLINNDNKITATQSHCPHAGGHFSGGWCKNGNLVCPIHRYEYSLTTGRGAEGQGDYINIYPTELREDGLYIGFEESWWSKLWS; encoded by the coding sequence ATGAAGTGGTTTAAGGCACTAAATAATAATCAAATCCCTCGCCCTGATACGATTAAAACGATTGAAGTGGCAGGAAAACAGCTCTGTCTGATCAATAATGATAATAAAATTACCGCAACCCAATCACATTGTCCGCATGCTGGTGGCCATTTTAGTGGTGGCTGGTGTAAAAACGGGAATCTGGTTTGCCCAATCCATCGATATGAGTACAGTTTAACTACTGGAAGGGGCGCAGAAGGGCAGGGCGATTACATCAACATTTACCCAACTGAATTACGTGAAGACGGCCTGTACATTGGTTTTGAAGAAAGCTGGTGGAGTAAATTGTGGAGTTGA
- a CDS encoding 7-carboxy-7-deazaguanine synthase QueE has translation MKQEIPEDGTLLPLMEEFYTIQGEGFNTGKAAYFIRLGGCDVGCHWCDVKESWDAEMHPLTPSDVIVENADKFPGRAVVITGGEPLIYNLDYLTNKLKERGILTFIETSGAYPLSGNWDWICLSPKKFKAPRPDITPFAHELKVIVFNKSDFKWAEEYAAMVSPTCKLYLQPEWSKSKEITPLIIEYVMANPKWEISLQTHKFLNIP, from the coding sequence ATGAAACAAGAAATACCAGAAGACGGCACATTACTTCCTTTAATGGAAGAATTTTACACTATACAGGGCGAAGGATTTAATACTGGTAAAGCAGCATATTTCATCCGTTTAGGGGGCTGCGATGTAGGCTGCCATTGGTGCGATGTTAAAGAAAGTTGGGATGCAGAAATGCATCCACTTACCCCTTCTGATGTCATTGTAGAAAATGCCGATAAATTTCCAGGTAGGGCTGTTGTAATTACTGGTGGTGAACCCTTGATTTATAATCTAGATTATTTAACTAATAAGTTAAAAGAAAGAGGTATCCTTACCTTTATCGAAACCTCTGGCGCCTATCCACTTTCTGGAAATTGGGACTGGATCTGCCTGTCGCCAAAGAAATTTAAAGCACCCAGGCCAGATATTACGCCATTTGCACACGAATTAAAGGTTATCGTTTTTAACAAAAGTGATTTTAAATGGGCTGAAGAATATGCCGCAATGGTATCTCCAACCTGTAAACTATATCTTCAACCAGAATGGTCTAAGTCAAAAGAAATTACACCATTAATTATTGAGTATGTAATGGCTAACCCTAAATGGGAGATTTCTTTGCAAACACACAAATTTTTAAATATTCCTTAA
- a CDS encoding OmpA family protein, whose amino-acid sequence MRFFLFLFFSLFSFYVFAQGSNNKKAQNFFEKANPFIQKQDYASAEQALKSAVEADPLFQNAYILLAGVYKAQKKYQDARTAYEKAILINKALAPEAIYSLAETEFATQDYLKAKQHFSDFLIQDSSSDQARRAKKYLLDCDFAAIAISKPVKYSPTNLGEGVNTTDAEYFPAITADGETLVFTRQVNGNEDFWSAQLKNNVWGPATPLSSKINTARFNEGAQTISPDGKYLFFTGCNRPDGLGRCDIYVSHREGKDWGEPYNIGEPVNSEFWESQPAISPDGRTLYFISNRPGGSGGYDIWKSTITDDAKWGPAINLGPDINTAFDENTPFLHADGKTLYFSSNGWPGFGNKDIYYSRQGNDGKWQKPINIGYPINSFEDESGLVVSADGNSGLFSSNLKGGYGMQDIYSFGIPESAKPSKVSYVKGIVKDKDTKRTIESNVQVIDLKTNKTVFDDYTDPETGQFLAVMPVGSNYLFNVNAEGYLFYSENFELKAGDINKPYQIEVYIEKIKQGGNVTLRNIFFDTNKFNLLPASIRELDLLIDFLHQNENIQIEIQGHTDNVGDNKLNEKLSFNRANAVYEYLVKNSIDAKRLTFKGFGASKPIADNKTEIGRKNNRRTSFVITKV is encoded by the coding sequence ATGAGGTTTTTCCTATTCTTATTTTTTAGTTTATTCAGTTTTTATGTGTTTGCTCAGGGTTCAAACAATAAAAAAGCACAAAACTTTTTCGAAAAAGCAAATCCATTCATTCAAAAGCAAGACTATGCCTCAGCAGAACAAGCTTTAAAAAGTGCTGTTGAAGCCGATCCGTTATTTCAAAATGCTTATATATTGCTTGCTGGTGTTTACAAAGCGCAAAAGAAATATCAGGATGCCAGAACAGCTTACGAGAAAGCAATATTAATTAATAAAGCGCTAGCTCCTGAAGCAATTTATAGTCTCGCAGAAACAGAATTTGCTACACAGGATTATTTAAAAGCGAAACAGCATTTTAGTGATTTTTTGATACAAGATTCTTCATCTGATCAAGCAAGAAGAGCTAAAAAATACCTTTTAGATTGCGATTTTGCTGCCATCGCAATAAGTAAACCTGTAAAATATAGTCCAACAAATTTAGGCGAAGGCGTAAATACAACAGATGCTGAGTACTTTCCTGCAATAACTGCTGATGGAGAAACTTTGGTTTTTACCCGTCAAGTAAATGGCAATGAAGACTTTTGGTCGGCCCAGTTAAAAAACAATGTGTGGGGTCCTGCCACGCCGTTATCAAGCAAGATAAACACCGCCAGGTTTAATGAGGGTGCGCAAACCATTTCTCCTGACGGTAAGTACCTATTTTTTACTGGATGCAACCGCCCTGATGGTTTGGGCAGATGTGATATTTATGTTTCTCACCGGGAAGGAAAAGATTGGGGTGAGCCCTATAATATTGGAGAGCCCGTTAATTCAGAATTCTGGGAATCGCAACCCGCAATAAGCCCCGATGGACGGACATTATATTTTATCAGTAACAGACCTGGCGGATCAGGTGGTTACGATATATGGAAAAGCACCATTACTGATGATGCTAAATGGGGACCTGCCATTAATCTGGGCCCAGATATAAATACCGCTTTTGACGAGAATACGCCTTTTTTGCATGCAGATGGCAAAACACTGTATTTTTCTTCTAATGGTTGGCCAGGTTTTGGGAATAAAGATATTTATTACAGCAGACAGGGAAATGATGGCAAATGGCAAAAACCAATCAATATTGGCTATCCAATTAACTCTTTTGAAGACGAAAGCGGTTTAGTAGTAAGTGCTGATGGCAATTCAGGATTATTTTCATCAAATTTAAAAGGTGGTTATGGCATGCAGGATATTTACAGTTTTGGTATACCCGAATCAGCAAAACCATCAAAAGTTTCTTATGTAAAGGGCATCGTAAAGGATAAAGACACCAAAAGGACAATCGAAAGCAACGTACAGGTAATAGATTTGAAAACCAATAAAACTGTTTTTGATGATTATACCGATCCAGAAACCGGCCAGTTTTTAGCGGTAATGCCTGTTGGAAGTAATTATTTATTTAACGTAAATGCCGAAGGTTACCTGTTTTACTCTGAAAACTTCGAGCTCAAAGCGGGGGATATTAATAAACCTTACCAGATTGAAGTTTACATCGAAAAAATAAAACAAGGTGGCAATGTAACCCTGAGAAATATTTTCTTCGATACCAATAAGTTTAACCTTTTACCTGCCTCTATCCGTGAACTGGATCTGCTAATCGATTTTTTGCATCAAAATGAAAATATACAGATTGAGATTCAGGGGCATACCGATAATGTTGGTGATAACAAATTGAATGAAAAGTTATCTTTCAATCGGGCAAATGCCGTTTACGAATATCTGGTTAAAAACAGTATAGATGCAAAAAGGCTTACTTTTAAGGGTTTTGGAGCTAGCAAACCTATTGCCGATAATAAAACTGAAATAGGAAGAAAAAATAACCGCAGAACGTCGTTTGTGATTACGAAGGTTTAA
- a CDS encoding YceH family protein, producing MDNAKPLPDLSAEEQRVLGALIEKSRTTPDYYPMTLNSLTAACNQKSSRNPVVNYNEETITLTLNQLKIKGLISTATGGSSRATKYKHNLAIVYPLLPSELAIICLLLLRGPLTPGEINSNSGRLYEFESIEEVLEQLQKLSDEEPAFVKQLAKKAGQKEARFVHLLGEQAETTSEPETETISTPQFDPSELENRIEKLELEIEELKELVNLLMDK from the coding sequence ATGGATAACGCAAAACCACTACCCGATCTATCAGCAGAAGAACAACGTGTTTTAGGCGCATTAATAGAAAAAAGCCGCACTACGCCCGATTATTACCCAATGACTTTAAATAGTTTAACAGCTGCATGTAACCAAAAAAGTTCGAGAAATCCTGTAGTAAATTACAACGAGGAAACCATAACTTTAACGCTAAACCAACTTAAAATAAAAGGTTTAATTTCAACTGCTACAGGCGGATCAAGCCGCGCAACTAAATACAAACATAATCTGGCTATTGTTTATCCTTTATTGCCTTCAGAGTTAGCTATTATCTGTCTTTTACTTTTACGCGGACCGTTAACACCCGGCGAAATTAATAGTAACTCGGGAAGACTATATGAGTTTGAAAGTATAGAAGAGGTTTTGGAGCAGCTTCAAAAATTATCAGATGAAGAGCCTGCCTTTGTAAAACAGCTGGCAAAGAAAGCTGGTCAGAAGGAAGCTCGTTTTGTTCATCTCTTAGGCGAGCAGGCCGAAACCACTTCAGAACCTGAAACAGAAACGATAAGCACACCGCAATTTGATCCTAGCGAACTGGAAAACAGAATAGAGAAGCTAGAACTGGAAATTGAAGAATTAAAAGAACTGGTTAATTTATTGATGGATAAATAA
- the fabF gene encoding beta-ketoacyl-ACP synthase II, translating to MKRVVVTGLGAITPLGNTVEHFWQQILAGKSGIGLITKFDSSKFKTHFAGEVKDFNPEAYLDKKEIKKFDLFTQYAIGSSDQAIKDSGLDFSTMSDNELAEVGVIWATGNGGIGTFEAQLEEFHAGDGTPRFSPFFIPKMIVDIAAGAISIRHKLRGPNYCTVSACASSNTAIINAFDTIRLGKASIMIAGGSEAALTKSSVGGFNAAQALSKNNDDPQGASKPFDADRDGFVMSEGAGALVLEDLEHALARGAHIYAEIIGGGMAADAYHLTGTPPDGVGAALGMTKALKDAGITADKIDYINAHATSTGLGDLSELQAINTVFKGLPVIIGATKSMTGHLLGAAGAVESLISILSIRDNIIPPTINTKNLDENIPKGLNFVLGESIKKEINYVLNNTFGFGGHTASTIFKKYEA from the coding sequence ATGAAAAGAGTAGTAGTAACAGGTTTAGGTGCAATAACACCTCTGGGTAATACTGTTGAGCATTTTTGGCAACAGATATTAGCTGGAAAAAGTGGTATTGGCCTCATTACAAAATTTGATTCGAGTAAATTTAAAACTCATTTTGCAGGCGAAGTAAAGGATTTTAATCCTGAAGCATATCTTGATAAAAAAGAAATTAAAAAGTTTGATCTGTTTACCCAATACGCCATTGGTTCAAGCGATCAGGCGATAAAAGATTCGGGCTTGGATTTTAGCACTATGAGCGATAATGAATTGGCTGAAGTTGGTGTCATCTGGGCAACAGGGAACGGTGGTATCGGTACTTTCGAAGCGCAACTGGAAGAATTTCATGCAGGTGATGGTACACCTAGGTTTAGTCCGTTTTTTATCCCGAAAATGATTGTTGATATCGCCGCAGGGGCCATTTCGATCCGCCATAAATTACGTGGCCCGAATTATTGTACTGTATCAGCTTGTGCATCGTCTAATACTGCTATTATTAATGCTTTTGATACCATTCGTTTAGGCAAAGCAAGTATAATGATTGCCGGTGGTTCTGAAGCAGCGCTCACCAAATCATCTGTAGGCGGTTTTAATGCGGCTCAGGCTTTATCAAAAAACAATGATGACCCTCAGGGTGCTTCCAAGCCTTTTGATGCTGACAGAGATGGTTTTGTGATGAGCGAGGGTGCAGGGGCATTGGTTTTAGAAGATTTGGAGCATGCTTTAGCGCGCGGTGCACATATTTATGCTGAGATTATTGGCGGCGGAATGGCAGCTGACGCATATCACTTAACCGGAACGCCTCCTGATGGGGTTGGTGCAGCTTTAGGGATGACAAAAGCATTAAAAGATGCAGGGATTACTGCGGATAAAATCGATTATATTAACGCACACGCCACTTCGACTGGATTGGGTGATTTAAGTGAGTTACAGGCAATTAATACCGTTTTTAAAGGCTTGCCTGTGATAATTGGTGCAACAAAATCTATGACAGGTCATTTATTGGGTGCTGCTGGTGCTGTTGAGAGTTTAATCAGTATTTTATCAATCAGGGATAATATAATTCCACCTACCATTAACACTAAAAATCTGGACGAAAACATTCCAAAAGGATTAAATTTTGTGTTAGGAGAAAGTATTAAAAAAGAGATCAATTATGTTTTAAACAACACATTTGGTTTTGGTGGGCATACCGCAAGTACTATTTTTAAAAAGTATGAGGCTTAA
- a CDS encoding SDR family oxidoreductase, giving the protein MKTSQNTVLLIGGTAGIGLEIAKQLTALDNHVIITGRNEERLDAAAASLQNVTTILSDVSKADDVDQLVSRIKAEFPQLNIVINNAGRALLYNLADPNQDAFAYAEDEMLTNYLSIIRINQKLLPVLKQQEASAIVNVSSIVAYVPGITLPTYAASKAALHSYSTSLRLSLEETTVKVFELMPPLVDTEFSKEIGGHNGIKPSVVADELLAALTNDEFEIRVGDTAKIYELFRQSPVDALNVMNANRKAWIDSVEH; this is encoded by the coding sequence ATGAAAACTTCACAAAATACCGTTTTATTGATTGGCGGAACAGCTGGTATCGGTTTAGAAATTGCAAAACAATTAACCGCTTTGGATAATCATGTAATTATTACTGGCAGAAACGAGGAAAGGCTGGATGCAGCTGCTGCATCATTACAAAATGTAACCACTATTCTTTCTGATGTAAGCAAAGCTGACGATGTAGATCAATTGGTCAGTCGCATCAAAGCCGAATTTCCTCAATTGAACATCGTGATCAATAACGCCGGGAGAGCATTACTCTACAATTTGGCCGATCCAAACCAGGATGCTTTTGCTTACGCAGAGGATGAAATGTTAACCAATTACCTGTCTATCATCAGAATTAACCAAAAGCTATTACCTGTGCTAAAACAGCAGGAAGCCTCAGCTATCGTAAACGTTTCCTCTATTGTTGCTTATGTACCTGGGATTACTTTACCAACTTATGCGGCCAGTAAAGCAGCATTACATTCTTACAGCACTTCGTTAAGGTTAAGTTTAGAAGAAACAACGGTTAAAGTTTTTGAATTGATGCCGCCATTAGTTGATACTGAGTTTTCGAAAGAAATTGGTGGACATAACGGGATTAAACCTTCGGTTGTGGCTGATGAGCTCTTAGCTGCTCTAACTAATGATGAATTTGAAATCAGGGTGGGCGATACGGCAAAGATTTACGAATTGTTCAGACAGTCGCCGGTTGATGCTTTAAATGTAATGAATGCAAATAGAAAGGCCTGGATTGATTCTGTTGAGCATTAA
- a CDS encoding PaaI family thioesterase, with protein sequence MERTRTISWEDPIKGAKEAMQMDGIDYLKAMSDHKFPLPPLLHTLDFSVSIIEKGNVVFEFIPQEFHYNPIGTVHGGVITAILDSAMGCSVHSLLQAGKGYTTLELKVNFLKAVTIQTGKLKTIGKVINLGGRTALVEAQLLDENNTVYAHAVSTCLILKF encoded by the coding sequence ATGGAAAGAACCAGAACAATAAGTTGGGAAGACCCTATTAAAGGAGCAAAGGAAGCCATGCAAATGGATGGTATCGATTATCTGAAGGCCATGAGCGATCATAAATTTCCTTTGCCACCATTGTTGCATACTTTAGATTTTAGTGTAAGTATAATCGAAAAGGGTAATGTAGTTTTCGAATTCATCCCTCAGGAATTTCATTACAATCCAATCGGTACCGTACATGGCGGAGTAATCACAGCTATTTTAGATTCAGCTATGGGCTGTTCTGTGCACTCACTATTACAAGCGGGAAAAGGATATACCACTTTAGAGCTTAAGGTAAATTTCCTGAAAGCCGTTACCATTCAAACTGGGAAATTAAAAACTATTGGGAAAGTGATCAATCTTGGGGGCCGTACAGCCTTGGTGGAAGCACAATTACTCGATGAAAATAATACCGTTTATGCTCACGCGGTGAGCACTTGCTTAATCTTAAAATTTTAA
- a CDS encoding TetR/AcrR family transcriptional regulator yields the protein MTKAEKTRNFIVEKTAPIFNMKGYAGTSLNDITAATGLTKGSIYGNFANKDEVALAAFDYNLKNVSSRIDAEMNKQVSVKDKLLVYINIYQKFIDGSVAEGGCPVLNTAVDADDTHPELREKVLKAVLGWKNKIAKLVETGISAKEINAEHNPEQVALSIIAIIEGAIMISRLTAKPAHWNLIMDSLKKYINSLG from the coding sequence ATGACCAAGGCAGAAAAAACGAGAAATTTCATTGTAGAGAAAACCGCACCCATTTTTAATATGAAGGGTTATGCGGGTACCTCTTTAAATGATATTACTGCTGCTACGGGTTTAACCAAAGGCAGTATTTACGGCAACTTCGCCAATAAAGATGAAGTGGCACTGGCGGCTTTTGATTATAACCTGAAAAATGTTTCATCGAGGATAGATGCTGAAATGAACAAACAAGTCAGCGTAAAGGATAAGCTTTTGGTATACATCAATATTTACCAAAAATTTATCGACGGTTCGGTAGCAGAAGGAGGTTGCCCTGTTTTAAATACTGCAGTTGATGCTGATGACACCCATCCGGAACTGCGGGAAAAAGTTTTGAAAGCAGTTTTAGGCTGGAAAAATAAAATCGCTAAACTGGTTGAAACAGGTATTTCTGCCAAAGAAATCAATGCAGAACACAATCCAGAACAGGTTGCACTAAGTATTATTGCGATAATAGAGGGTGCAATTATGATTTCGAGGCTTACCGCAAAACCTGCACACTGGAATTTGATTATGGATTCGTTAAAAAAATATATCAATAGTCTCGGCTAA
- a CDS encoding helix-turn-helix domain-containing protein: MNEQQDKQIEAIFSKMFEEINTDYIYKYDLLRNYITEITHFALKTEPSENLFKHTDANTRITSVFTELLERQFPIETTTQRFTMRSAKDYAAQLSVHVNHLNRAIKETTGKTTTHYITERLLSEAKALLKHTDWNISEIGYCLGFEESTHFNNFFKKLTNHTPTSYRIV, from the coding sequence TTGAATGAACAACAGGATAAGCAAATAGAAGCTATTTTTTCAAAAATGTTTGAGGAAATTAATACCGACTACATCTATAAATACGATCTGCTCCGCAATTACATTACAGAAATCACACATTTTGCACTAAAAACAGAGCCGTCAGAAAATTTATTCAAACATACTGATGCCAATACCAGGATTACTTCTGTTTTTACAGAATTACTGGAGCGGCAGTTCCCAATCGAAACCACTACCCAAAGGTTTACCATGCGCTCAGCAAAAGATTATGCTGCTCAACTTTCGGTACATGTAAATCACTTAAACCGTGCAATTAAAGAAACCACTGGCAAAACCACTACACATTATATTACTGAGCGTTTATTAAGCGAAGCTAAGGCTTTACTCAAGCATACCGACTGGAATATATCAGAAATAGGTTATTGCCTCGGTTTTGAAGAGTCTACTCATTTTAATAACTTTTTTAAAAAACTGACCAACCACACCCCTACTTCTTACCGAATTGTTTGA
- a CDS encoding SDR family NAD(P)-dependent oxidoreductase — protein MGKKKVWFITGASKGLGLSLVHQLLNAGQYVAATSRNINELKKAVNNDSVKFLPLAVNLANEQSVEDAIKTTITKFERIDVVINNAGYGIGGSIEELSDVETRNSFDVNVFGTLNVIRKASPYLRAQRAGHIINIASIAGIAGATGWAVYAAAKSAVIALSEVSAEDLKEFGIKVTVVAPGAFRTSFLTADSLILAANPIAEYEEVRAIHSKYLKMDGQQIGDPEKAAAAMISLASMPNPPLHLLLGNDAFQRANNKLESLQKEFRDWKAITISTDFDEN, from the coding sequence ATGGGCAAGAAAAAAGTTTGGTTTATTACCGGAGCTTCAAAGGGCTTAGGATTAAGTTTAGTTCATCAGTTACTAAATGCTGGCCAATATGTTGCGGCCACATCAAGAAATATCAATGAACTTAAAAAAGCAGTAAATAATGATAGCGTAAAATTCCTTCCTCTGGCTGTTAATCTGGCCAACGAACAAAGCGTCGAGGATGCGATAAAGACGACTATAACTAAATTCGAAAGAATCGATGTAGTCATCAATAATGCAGGTTACGGAATTGGAGGCAGTATCGAAGAACTTAGCGATGTAGAAACCCGCAACAGTTTTGATGTTAACGTTTTCGGAACATTGAATGTCATCAGAAAAGCTTCACCTTATTTAAGGGCACAACGAGCAGGTCATATCATCAACATTGCATCAATTGCAGGTATTGCAGGCGCAACTGGCTGGGCAGTATATGCAGCGGCAAAATCAGCTGTGATTGCATTATCTGAAGTATCAGCAGAAGACCTAAAAGAATTTGGCATAAAAGTAACTGTTGTGGCTCCTGGCGCATTCAGAACCAGTTTCTTGACCGCTGATTCGCTAATTTTGGCAGCCAATCCAATTGCCGAATACGAAGAAGTACGGGCAATACACAGCAAATACCTAAAGATGGACGGTCAGCAGATCGGCGACCCCGAAAAAGCTGCTGCTGCTATGATCTCACTGGCAAGTATGCCTAATCCGCCCCTTCATTTACTTTTAGGGAACGACGCTTTTCAGAGAGCAAACAACAAGTTAGAATCGCTACAGAAGGAATTTAGAGACTGGAAAGCCATTACGATTTCAACAGATTTCGACGAAAATTAA
- a CDS encoding SDR family oxidoreductase, translating to MENQKVWFVTGASKGLGLTLVKTLLNNGVNVAATSRNLNDLINAVGEHENFLPLAVDLIDESSVEAAVSQTISKFGQLDIVVNNAGYGMLGALEELSDKESRQNFDVNVFGSLNVIRKILPQLRKQQSGHIFNISSIGGFSGNFPGFGIYCATKFAVVGFTESLAAEVKSMGIKATVVEPGYFRTAFLTEGSLVVPSNPIDAYKEVRDSQAVHQNDINNQQPGDPAKAVEVIIEASKSENPPLHLFLGPDAYQVADGKIADVQRDMANWKYLATATNFDEVGA from the coding sequence ATGGAAAATCAAAAAGTATGGTTTGTAACAGGTGCATCAAAAGGCCTGGGACTAACATTAGTAAAAACATTATTAAACAACGGTGTTAACGTTGCTGCAACTTCAAGAAACCTAAACGATTTAATAAACGCAGTTGGCGAACACGAAAACTTTTTACCGCTAGCGGTTGATCTGATCGATGAAAGCAGTGTAGAGGCCGCAGTTAGTCAAACGATCAGCAAATTTGGTCAGTTAGATATTGTGGTAAACAATGCTGGCTATGGCATGCTGGGTGCTTTAGAAGAATTAAGCGATAAAGAATCTCGTCAAAATTTCGATGTGAACGTTTTTGGTTCATTAAATGTAATCAGAAAGATACTTCCTCAATTACGGAAACAACAATCAGGGCACATTTTCAATATTTCTTCAATCGGTGGCTTTTCAGGCAACTTCCCTGGTTTCGGAATTTATTGCGCTACTAAATTTGCGGTGGTTGGCTTTACCGAATCATTGGCGGCTGAAGTAAAATCGATGGGAATCAAAGCAACTGTTGTAGAACCAGGTTATTTTAGGACAGCATTTCTTACAGAAGGTTCATTGGTGGTACCGAGTAACCCGATTGATGCTTATAAAGAAGTACGCGACTCGCAAGCAGTGCACCAAAACGACATCAATAACCAACAGCCAGGTGATCCGGCCAAAGCAGTTGAGGTGATTATTGAAGCTTCGAAAAGTGAAAACCCACCGCTTCATTTATTCTTAGGCCCTGATGCTTATCAGGTGGCGGATGGAAAAATTGCGGATGTACAAAGGGATATGGCCAATTGGAAATATCTGGCAACTGCCACCAATTTTGATGAGGTAGGCGCATAG